A genomic window from Cloacibacillus evryensis DSM 19522 includes:
- a CDS encoding acyltransferase domain-containing protein, whose product MEHIKENEVKIYSISANSAAALAARNAELSRRLAAGDDLCGLFDTEKFTNDSHRMAFAASGRTGVIESLKTFRAAAVKGQKLIFAMPGQGSSGPVPLEYLCASMPTFREYIERAQERLTGGGAPSVKEILSRGKARGSMEEQLFIFIYGTAMAMQYCEWGAKPDIVIAHSLGELAAMVVCGMASYEEMLGFVQRRAQIIDALAGAGAMVHVAADIRDTCRVAASYGGKLSVAAVNSRGSAVISGEIKALTAFERELDRLSLPHKRLRVPKAAHSAMMEPALAPIAALDFPSVRDGVYPLYSSVTGAMLSAREAETPAWRVRHCRGTARFDLALAALSAGLGGNEAVAVEFGVHRVLAAAAIKAMPRVKWYGASTMARYHDGRSPEYCFKRGILETLAALWECGRLPRVQSFPHAIYK is encoded by the coding sequence ATGGAACATATTAAAGAAAACGAGGTAAAGATATATTCCATCTCCGCAAACAGCGCCGCCGCGCTTGCGGCGCGAAACGCGGAGCTGTCCCGCCGCCTGGCGGCGGGAGACGATCTCTGCGGCCTGTTCGATACGGAAAAATTCACGAACGACTCGCACAGGATGGCTTTTGCCGCCTCCGGCAGGACGGGGGTCATTGAATCGCTGAAAACATTTCGCGCGGCAGCGGTCAAAGGACAAAAACTTATATTCGCGATGCCGGGTCAGGGCTCATCCGGCCCGGTACCGCTAGAATATCTTTGCGCGTCCATGCCGACGTTCCGGGAATACATAGAGCGCGCGCAGGAACGGCTCACGGGCGGCGGCGCGCCCTCCGTGAAGGAGATCCTCTCTCGCGGCAAAGCGCGCGGCAGCATGGAAGAGCAGCTTTTCATCTTCATATACGGCACGGCGATGGCAATGCAGTATTGCGAATGGGGAGCAAAACCGGACATTGTGATCGCCCATTCTTTGGGGGAGCTGGCGGCGATGGTCGTCTGCGGCATGGCCTCTTACGAGGAGATGCTCGGCTTCGTCCAAAGGCGCGCGCAGATCATCGACGCCCTCGCGGGAGCCGGGGCGATGGTCCACGTAGCGGCGGATATAAGGGATACCTGCCGCGTGGCGGCATCATACGGAGGTAAGTTGTCTGTCGCCGCGGTCAACAGCCGCGGCTCCGCCGTGATCTCCGGAGAGATCAAGGCGCTCACGGCATTTGAGAGAGAGCTGGACCGCCTGTCTCTGCCGCATAAAAGGCTGCGTGTGCCGAAGGCGGCCCATTCGGCAATGATGGAGCCGGCGTTAGCGCCGATAGCGGCGCTTGACTTTCCGTCTGTCCGCGACGGCGTTTATCCTCTCTACTCCTCCGTGACCGGAGCCATGCTCTCGGCGCGGGAGGCGGAAACTCCCGCCTGGCGCGTCCGGCACTGCCGCGGAACGGCGCGCTTCGACCTCGCCCTCGCCGCGCTATCCGCCGGGCTTGGCGGAAACGAAGCCGTCGCCGTTGAATTCGGCGTCCACCGCGTGTTGGCGGCGGCCGCTATAAAAGCGATGCCTCGCGTCAAATGGTATGGAGCTTCCACCATGGCGCGCTATCATGATGGCCGCTCTCCCGAATACTGCTTCAAACGGGGAATTTTAGAGACCCTGGCCGCGTTGTGGGAATGCGGCCGCCTGCCGCGGGTTCAATCATTTCCTCACGCAATTTACAAATAA
- the mnmE gene encoding tRNA uridine-5-carboxymethylaminomethyl(34) synthesis GTPase MnmE: MAEEIITALATAWGEGGIAIVRVSGEGCALLVDKMFRAKRRFSEQPARYMALGTLHAKDGTLFDEVLAVRFERGNSYTGEESAEIHCHGGALSAQRCVEELCALGARMALPGEFTRRAFVNGRIDLAQAEAVAGIIKARSDEALAASARSLQGSFTEQIRGLMDSLTELTAALEVDLDFPEEGEGFITDGESAERIKKLSGRCEELLSGCRSGMLLRDGVRAAIIGRPNVGKSSLLNALLAENRAIVTATPGTTRDSIEETFIYKGLPVRIIDTAGIRATEDEIEAIGVRRSLKSMAEADIILRVIDSSESAAEDEIGPLSAEKKQIVILNKNDLSTRTTEADVEALFPGCPRISISAADGTGVDELKELIVRTALSGGSVSGGCSVTARQVECLSRTKEAVEAAGEALLSDLGDDLVLSCLAEARGQLSSLLGLDASEELLDKIFGSFCVGK, encoded by the coding sequence ATGGCGGAAGAGATAATTACGGCGCTGGCCACCGCGTGGGGAGAGGGCGGCATCGCGATAGTAAGGGTTTCGGGCGAGGGCTGCGCCTTGCTCGTGGATAAGATGTTCCGCGCGAAAAGGCGCTTCTCCGAACAGCCGGCGCGATACATGGCGCTGGGCACGCTGCACGCGAAAGACGGAACGCTGTTCGACGAGGTGCTTGCCGTGCGTTTTGAACGCGGGAACAGTTATACGGGCGAAGAGAGCGCCGAAATACACTGTCACGGCGGCGCGCTCTCAGCCCAGCGCTGCGTCGAGGAACTCTGCGCGCTGGGGGCGAGGATGGCGCTGCCGGGCGAGTTCACCAGGCGGGCCTTTGTAAATGGCCGTATCGACCTTGCGCAGGCGGAGGCGGTCGCTGGCATCATAAAGGCGCGCAGCGACGAGGCGCTGGCGGCCTCGGCACGCTCGCTGCAGGGCTCGTTCACCGAGCAGATAAGGGGGCTTATGGACAGCCTGACCGAGTTGACCGCGGCGCTGGAGGTCGACCTCGACTTTCCCGAGGAGGGAGAGGGCTTCATCACCGACGGCGAAAGCGCGGAACGGATAAAAAAGCTCTCAGGCCGGTGTGAAGAACTCCTCTCCGGCTGCCGCAGCGGCATGCTGCTGCGCGACGGCGTGCGCGCGGCGATCATCGGACGCCCGAACGTAGGCAAATCTTCGCTGCTCAACGCCCTGTTGGCGGAAAACCGCGCGATCGTCACCGCAACACCCGGCACGACGCGCGACAGCATCGAGGAGACCTTCATTTACAAGGGGCTGCCGGTACGGATAATCGACACCGCCGGCATCCGCGCGACGGAGGACGAGATAGAGGCGATCGGCGTACGGCGATCCCTCAAATCCATGGCGGAGGCCGATATTATCCTGAGGGTCATCGACAGCTCGGAATCCGCCGCGGAAGACGAGATAGGACCGCTCTCCGCCGAAAAGAAACAGATCGTCATCCTAAATAAAAACGACCTTTCCACAAGGACGACGGAGGCCGACGTCGAGGCGCTTTTCCCCGGCTGCCCGCGGATCTCGATCTCCGCCGCCGACGGAACGGGCGTTGACGAGCTGAAGGAACTCATCGTCCGGACCGCCCTCTCAGGAGGCTCCGTCTCCGGCGGCTGTTCTGTCACCGCGCGTCAGGTCGAATGCCTTTCAAGGACGAAGGAGGCCGTCGAGGCCGCTGGCGAGGCACTCCTCTCCGATTTGGGTGACGACCTGGTCCTTTCCTGTCTTGCCGAGGCCAGAGGGCAGTTGTCTTCGCTGCTCGGGCTTGACGCCAGCGAAGAGCTTCTCGACAAGATATTCGGCAGCTTCTGTGTCGGAAAGTGA
- a CDS encoding PLP-dependent aminotransferase family protein — MSTVNWNTRLSEIALNVKPSPIRALLKYTKTPGVISFAGGNPDPAVFPVAEFSEASQILAREGKDVLQYGATNGYEPLKEYIAKWMAPRMGRETKSDEMLITTGSQEGMDLLCSVLLNDGDTIIVEGPTYPGALHAMRNRGARFLSVPCDKDGLRVDLLPQVIEQGRKDGHNIKFIYSIVNFQNPSGATLTKERRAKLLEIAEKYDLVIFEDDPYGHLRYNGEHVPTIFSMDKGGRVVYACSFSKILAPGTRVAWIVGAPELIQKMVMIKQGTNLCTSVVAQALVYEYCRLGHLDGFLPKIIAHYGKKRDAMDAAFKKHLPANTRYHTPEGGFFFWLQVPGVDSTKLFMKAIDHGVAFVTGPSFYAGEGEGLDYMRTCFTFAQPEEIEEGVKRLAAAIKEL, encoded by the coding sequence ATGAGCACAGTAAATTGGAACACAAGACTTTCAGAGATAGCGTTAAATGTAAAGCCGTCGCCGATACGCGCGCTTCTTAAGTACACAAAGACGCCCGGCGTCATCTCGTTTGCCGGCGGGAACCCCGACCCGGCGGTCTTCCCCGTCGCGGAGTTCTCCGAGGCCTCTCAGATACTGGCGCGCGAGGGCAAGGACGTTCTGCAGTACGGCGCCACGAACGGCTATGAACCGCTCAAGGAATATATCGCAAAGTGGATGGCCCCCCGCATGGGCCGTGAGACAAAATCCGACGAGATGCTGATCACCACCGGTTCGCAGGAGGGGATGGACCTTCTCTGTTCCGTGCTGCTCAACGACGGCGATACGATCATCGTCGAGGGCCCCACGTACCCGGGGGCGCTGCACGCGATGCGCAACCGCGGCGCGCGCTTCCTCTCCGTGCCATGCGACAAGGACGGACTCCGCGTCGACCTGCTGCCGCAGGTCATCGAGCAGGGGCGCAAAGACGGACATAATATAAAATTCATCTATTCGATCGTCAACTTCCAGAACCCTTCGGGAGCGACGCTCACCAAAGAGCGCCGCGCAAAGCTGCTCGAGATCGCCGAGAAATATGACCTCGTCATCTTCGAGGACGATCCCTACGGACACCTCCGCTACAACGGAGAGCATGTGCCGACCATCTTCTCGATGGATAAGGGCGGGCGCGTCGTCTATGCCTGCTCCTTCTCCAAGATACTGGCGCCCGGCACGCGCGTGGCGTGGATCGTCGGCGCGCCCGAGCTGATCCAGAAGATGGTGATGATCAAGCAGGGGACCAACCTCTGCACGAGCGTCGTCGCGCAGGCCCTCGTCTATGAATACTGCCGCCTTGGACACCTCGACGGCTTCCTGCCGAAGATCATCGCCCATTACGGCAAGAAACGCGACGCGATGGACGCCGCCTTCAAAAAACACCTGCCGGCCAACACCCGCTACCATACGCCGGAGGGCGGATTCTTCTTCTGGCTTCAGGTACCGGGCGTCGATTCGACCAAGCTCTTCATGAAGGCGATAGATCACGGCGTCGCCTTCGTCACCGGCCCCTCCTTCTACGCGGGAGAGGGCGAGGGGCTCGACTATATGCGCACCTGCTTCACCTTCGCACAGCCGGAGGAGATCGAAGAGGGCGTAAAGCGCCTCGCCGCCGCTATCAAAGAACTGTAA
- a CDS encoding 3'-5' exoribonuclease YhaM family protein encodes MTANLLLNSQEVRKLPAGSLFKAIFVVSALSQKSDKNGKPYYDVTVSDSFGSIEAKVWSDAQWLDKSEAEPQNDDDRLPVDKILLLVGKTVGINGKAAEYRGQLQFNFNKLTLLNQDKYPPAGYLPRSPIPLDELTARFEALVRDCGGEAGDFLRKVFTGELWSRFRDWPAAVSHHHAYANGLLEHTLSVAECAKSMAGSMLGAGYDVDVDIVVAGALLHDIGKLDSYRMISVPEMTVEGALLDHVAQGYMRFNELAAQFGLTDKTRMHLGHILLSHHGQREFGSPVVPATPEAMIVSSADELDFRMFCWHDSVKNLTEDQPISAWNNSTQRRFWKK; translated from the coding sequence ATGACTGCTAACCTGCTGCTCAACAGCCAGGAGGTGCGAAAGCTCCCCGCGGGCAGCCTCTTCAAGGCAATTTTTGTCGTCAGCGCCCTCTCGCAGAAGAGCGATAAAAACGGAAAACCCTATTACGACGTGACAGTTTCCGATTCATTCGGAAGCATCGAGGCGAAAGTCTGGTCGGACGCCCAGTGGCTCGATAAGTCGGAGGCCGAGCCGCAAAACGACGACGACCGTTTGCCGGTCGATAAAATACTGCTGCTTGTCGGAAAGACGGTTGGCATAAACGGCAAGGCGGCGGAGTACCGCGGGCAGCTCCAGTTCAATTTCAACAAACTGACGCTGCTCAATCAGGATAAATACCCGCCGGCGGGCTATCTGCCGCGTTCGCCGATCCCTTTGGATGAACTTACCGCCCGCTTTGAGGCGCTTGTCAGAGACTGCGGCGGCGAGGCCGGCGATTTCCTCCGCAAGGTCTTCACCGGGGAGCTGTGGAGCCGATTCCGCGATTGGCCGGCGGCGGTCAGCCACCATCACGCCTACGCGAACGGCCTGCTTGAACATACGCTCTCCGTCGCGGAGTGCGCGAAGTCTATGGCCGGTTCGATGCTGGGGGCGGGCTATGACGTCGACGTCGATATTGTCGTCGCCGGAGCTTTGCTCCACGATATCGGCAAGCTGGACTCCTACAGGATGATCTCCGTCCCTGAGATGACCGTCGAGGGGGCGCTGCTCGACCATGTGGCGCAGGGATACATGCGCTTTAATGAACTTGCGGCGCAGTTCGGCCTCACGGATAAGACACGCATGCACCTTGGCCACATACTTCTCTCTCATCACGGACAGCGCGAGTTCGGCTCGCCCGTCGTACCGGCGACGCCGGAGGCGATGATAGTTTCCTCGGCTGACGAGCTTGACTTCCGCATGTTCTGCTGGCACGATTCCGTGAAGAACCTTACCGAAGACCAGCCGATATCGGCGTGGAACAACTCGACTCAGCGCAGGTTCTGGAAGAAATAA
- a CDS encoding RluA family pseudouridine synthase has translation MGGELRISADNDGRRVDRVLRTLWPQVPLGAIMKAVRTGEVRLNGRKTKADARLEEGQLLYVPWEEAAGSASRNGCDVHEGDISEKRPPLETLYRDGYLWIVNKPAGLLTQPDVKGGDSLITRALAELCWTRSDYRPATVQRLDRNTTGAVIIALTGAAQRRLAELIREHKIRKLYHAVVEGIADESGRVDLPLLKDGSANMVRPDKDGQPALTLYRRISVQGARSVVEAELVTGRSHQARVHLAAIGHPLVGDAKYGSGRGAKRPLLHARTVIFPDDGELPAVLRGAAVTAPLPADMKKYEGDAL, from the coding sequence ATGGGCGGAGAGCTGAGGATTTCCGCGGACAACGACGGCCGCCGCGTCGACCGGGTGCTGCGCACGCTCTGGCCGCAGGTGCCGCTTGGGGCGATCATGAAGGCCGTCCGCACCGGAGAAGTTCGGCTGAACGGGAGAAAGACGAAGGCCGACGCGCGCCTCGAAGAGGGGCAGCTTCTCTATGTGCCATGGGAGGAGGCAGCCGGTTCGGCCTCACGAAACGGCTGCGATGTCCATGAGGGAGATATTTCCGAAAAAAGGCCGCCTCTTGAGACGCTTTACAGGGACGGCTATCTCTGGATCGTAAATAAGCCTGCCGGGCTGCTCACGCAGCCCGATGTCAAAGGCGGCGACTCGCTTATCACGAGAGCGCTTGCGGAACTTTGCTGGACCCGCAGCGACTACAGGCCCGCGACGGTGCAGCGGCTTGACCGGAACACCACCGGCGCAGTGATAATCGCGCTCACGGGCGCCGCGCAGCGCCGTCTCGCGGAATTGATACGTGAACATAAGATAAGAAAGCTGTATCATGCCGTCGTTGAGGGCATAGCCGACGAATCCGGGCGCGTCGACCTGCCGCTCTTGAAGGACGGTTCCGCCAACATGGTCCGCCCGGACAAAGATGGGCAGCCGGCCCTCACTCTTTACCGGAGGATATCCGTCCAGGGCGCGCGCAGCGTCGTGGAGGCCGAGCTTGTCACCGGACGCTCCCACCAGGCGCGCGTGCATCTGGCCGCGATCGGCCATCCGTTGGTGGGGGATGCGAAGTATGGGAGCGGACGGGGCGCGAAACGCCCGCTGCTTCACGCGAGAACGGTGATCTTTCCCGATGACGGCGAGCTGCCCGCGGTATTGCGCGGCGCAGCCGTAACGGCGCCGCTGCCCGCCGATATGAAAAAATATGAAGGAGATGCGCTATAG
- a CDS encoding DUF1847 domain-containing protein yields the protein MRCDLCTEKLCKEGMACTSCDAAALYSDTEDRRMMRAASEVEAEYYGEVNRIQEIILFSRKMGYRKLGLAFCAALSEEAAKLSQILENYFEIATVNCKVCGVPKAEMGAMESDKVGSISCNPIEQAEVLNAAKTDLNLLLGLCVGHDALFIKYSQAPVVPVAAKDRAIAHNPLGALYCSAIFKRMMKEAKNQQE from the coding sequence ATGAGATGTGACCTTTGTACGGAAAAATTATGCAAAGAGGGAATGGCCTGTACATCCTGCGACGCGGCCGCGCTCTACTCCGACACGGAGGACCGCCGTATGATGCGCGCCGCCTCGGAGGTCGAGGCGGAATATTATGGAGAGGTCAACCGTATCCAGGAGATAATACTCTTTTCCCGCAAGATGGGATATCGGAAACTCGGCCTCGCCTTCTGCGCGGCCCTTTCGGAAGAGGCGGCCAAACTCTCGCAGATACTGGAAAACTACTTTGAGATAGCGACCGTCAACTGCAAGGTCTGCGGCGTGCCCAAAGCGGAGATGGGCGCGATGGAGAGCGACAAGGTCGGCTCGATATCCTGCAACCCGATCGAACAGGCCGAAGTGCTCAACGCCGCGAAGACGGACTTGAATCTGCTGCTCGGGCTATGCGTCGGCCACGACGCGCTCTTCATAAAATATTCACAGGCTCCGGTCGTTCCCGTCGCCGCGAAAGACCGCGCCATAGCACACAACCCTCTCGGCGCGCTCTACTGTTCGGCGATCTTCAAACGGATGATGAAAGAGGCGAAGAATCAGCAGGAGTAA
- a CDS encoding TetR/AcrR family transcriptional regulator — protein sequence MRRTKEQAKETRHAILQAACELFTEGDFSQITLNQIAERAGLTKGAIYWHFKNKNDILLRIIKELCRIDEHEFFEALVMPDSAEDLSTLYKKVLVRPDSDIRYRIGHKLLREDYKWPEEVRAQANDIIGKSLVHEREMVEGFITRAQNSGRIRSDVPPEKVAVMITTLFNGLRTMQIAERLPEEFHGCLNFVFDSFTKELAPVRI from the coding sequence ATGCGCAGAACAAAGGAACAGGCCAAGGAGACCAGACATGCTATCCTTCAAGCCGCCTGCGAGCTGTTTACCGAAGGAGATTTTTCACAGATAACGCTGAACCAGATCGCGGAAAGGGCCGGGCTGACTAAAGGTGCCATCTACTGGCATTTCAAAAATAAAAACGACATCCTGCTCCGTATCATAAAGGAGCTGTGCCGGATAGACGAACACGAGTTTTTTGAAGCTCTGGTTATGCCGGATTCCGCGGAAGACTTGAGCACGCTTTATAAAAAAGTGCTTGTGCGCCCGGACAGCGACATCCGTTACAGGATCGGGCACAAACTGCTGCGGGAGGACTATAAATGGCCGGAGGAGGTCCGGGCCCAGGCGAACGACATTATCGGCAAGTCCCTCGTACACGAAAGGGAGATGGTGGAGGGATTTATCACAAGAGCGCAGAACAGCGGCAGGATAAGGAGCGACGTGCCCCCAGAGAAGGTGGCGGTGATGATAACGACGCTCTTCAACGGGCTGAGGACGATGCAGATAGCAGAGAGACTTCCGGAGGAATTTCACGGGTGCCTGAATTTCGTCTTTGATTCTTTCACAAAGGAATTGGCGCCCGTGAGAATATAG
- a CDS encoding S-layer homology domain-containing protein, with product MKKFMAVLAMVAVVAFAAPALAATNPFMDVPQGHWAYDAVGLLASRGIVSGYPDGAFKGAQPATRYEMASVVARALVAIDADKASKQDLELLKKLVMEFKDELDALGVKVDKLDKRVAVLEDGIGGWKIRGNFRFDAKFGGSDNDVNNYTANGEDNEFTKSRFRLFLTKQIDENTYFYAQYRTGSDSAGNKDGRGDLQHMRWSHLYVNTKLPYDVDLRVGRFAVDFEDEYGLYTDNDSIFGDYRTDGFQLSKKWNSFKATAIVGRNDNWGNDYAMDGTLGEGTYMNYALDLNWRPNEKFMLGATGYWFQEDSNFVDGDYDVNVYGFYAGFKFTPAVELKGIYYFQDLGSDVMTYGYGGVRAGDTEDSPKAWKAILDIKQDLLKFTGLWIEYSQQDNTFLGYENRYSIGGGNGNYDYVGRNMMYADPFGTSKWWFVKADQKWNDKWSSFVRFANVDYDTDYLDDATEWGLGVGYQYTPAIYFELAYDQVDHGDTNLLGFAGTQGKDHVVRFRTNVSF from the coding sequence ATGAAAAAGTTTATGGCAGTACTCGCAATGGTTGCCGTAGTAGCGTTCGCCGCTCCGGCACTCGCAGCAACAAACCCGTTCATGGACGTACCCCAGGGCCATTGGGCCTATGACGCGGTAGGTCTTCTCGCTTCCCGCGGAATCGTATCAGGATATCCTGACGGCGCATTCAAGGGCGCACAGCCCGCGACACGTTATGAGATGGCGTCAGTGGTAGCGCGCGCCCTCGTGGCGATCGACGCTGACAAGGCCAGCAAGCAGGATCTCGAACTCCTCAAGAAGCTCGTCATGGAATTCAAAGACGAACTCGACGCCCTCGGCGTGAAGGTCGACAAACTCGACAAGAGAGTCGCAGTCCTTGAAGACGGTATCGGCGGATGGAAGATCCGCGGTAATTTCCGCTTCGACGCGAAGTTCGGCGGCAGTGACAACGATGTGAATAATTACACGGCCAACGGCGAGGACAACGAATTTACGAAGAGCCGTTTCCGTCTGTTCCTCACGAAGCAGATCGACGAGAACACCTACTTCTACGCCCAGTACCGCACGGGCAGCGACTCCGCCGGCAACAAAGACGGCCGCGGCGATCTCCAGCACATGCGCTGGTCACATCTCTATGTGAACACGAAGCTCCCCTATGACGTAGACTTACGCGTCGGACGCTTCGCGGTCGACTTTGAAGACGAATATGGTCTCTATACCGACAACGATTCTATCTTCGGCGACTACCGCACCGACGGGTTCCAGCTCAGCAAGAAGTGGAACTCTTTCAAGGCAACGGCGATCGTCGGACGCAACGACAACTGGGGCAACGATTATGCGATGGACGGCACTTTGGGTGAAGGCACGTATATGAATTACGCCCTCGACCTCAACTGGCGTCCCAACGAGAAGTTCATGCTCGGCGCGACAGGTTATTGGTTCCAGGAAGATTCAAACTTTGTCGACGGCGACTATGACGTGAACGTCTACGGCTTCTATGCCGGATTCAAGTTCACCCCGGCAGTCGAGCTGAAGGGTATCTATTACTTCCAGGATCTAGGAAGCGACGTAATGACCTACGGTTACGGCGGAGTAAGGGCCGGAGATACGGAAGACAGCCCAAAGGCGTGGAAGGCCATCCTCGACATCAAACAGGACCTTCTCAAGTTCACGGGACTCTGGATCGAATACTCGCAGCAGGACAATACCTTCCTCGGTTATGAAAACCGCTATTCGATCGGCGGCGGCAACGGCAACTACGATTATGTCGGACGCAATATGATGTACGCGGATCCGTTCGGAACATCAAAGTGGTGGTTCGTGAAGGCCGACCAGAAGTGGAACGACAAGTGGAGCAGCTTCGTCCGCTTCGCGAACGTCGACTACGACACGGATTATCTTGACGACGCGACGGAATGGGGCCTCGGTGTCGGCTATCAGTACACCCCGGCTATCTATTTCGAACTCGCATACGACCAGGTGGACCACGGCGACACCAACCTGCTCGGCTTCGCCGGCACACAGGGCAAGGACCACGTCGTACGCTTCCGCACCAACGTCAGCTTCTAA